GCGAGTGGGAGCGGCCCGAGCTCGTGACGGCGTCCGACGCGCCCGGAGACCGCGTCGAGGTCGACGGCCCGGCCCTGCGGATCTACCGGGCCGGCTGACCGCGCCCCGACGGGGATGCGCCCGCCGCCCGACCCGGACGGGGGCCGCCGCGGGTTCGCGCGGCGCGGCGCTCGTGTGCTCTCCTGGAGGCGCCCGCACGATCCGCCGCGCACCGCCGCGCCCAGAACGACGAGGACGCCGCACATGACCGACGAGTCCCCCGCCCCGCCCGCGGACCGCCGCCGCACGCTCACCCGGCGCGCGCTCGTCGCCGGCGGCGGCCTCGCCGCGCTGTCCGCCGTCGCCGCCGTCGCGGGCTGCACCACGACGCCCCGCCCGGCCCCGCCCACCGCGGGCGCGACCGCCGCGCCGACGGCGGGCACCGGGGATCCCGCCGCGCCCGCCGTCACCGCGTCCGGCGGCCCGCCGATCGACCCCATGACCTACGCCCCCGACGACGCGCTCGCCGGCTTCTACGCCCTCCGGGACCAGGTCCGCGAGCGCCGCCTTGCGATCGGCGTGCTCGGCGACAGCATCACCGAGGGCCAGGGCGCGACCACGCTGCAGCACGCCTACCCCGCCCAGCTCCGCGACCGGCTGCGCGGCGCGTACCCGTCGGGCGCGCGCGGCGGCCTCGACTACGTCGCCTCGCGGCACCAGATCACCGTGCCCGCCGACCAGGGCTTCGCGTTCGCGGGGACGCCCGCCGCGGGCGGCCGGCACGGCTGGGGGCGCCGCGTGGTCGCGCTCACCGAGGCCGGGGGTCCCGGCACGTACGCCGCGCGCATGACCTCGGCGCGGGTGTGCTGGTGGGCGCCCGGCCTCGACGCGGCGATCACCGTGCAGGTCGACGACGGCGCGCCCGAGACGGTGCGCGCGGACGTCGGCGGATCCCTCACCTGGACGAGCCCGCCGCTCGAGTCCGCCGAGCACGCGATCACGGTCGCGTGGGCCGGCGGGAAGCCCGAGCTCGAGGGCGCCTGGCTCTTCGACGGCGACGAGGACCGCGGGATCCACGTCATCGAGGGCGGGAACTCCGGCTCGCAGCTCTGGCAGCTCTCGGAGCGGGCGCGTCCCGACGGCGTGAGCACGTGGATCCGCTCGGCCCCGCGCTTCGAGCTCGACCTCTGGATGCCCGAGCACCTCATCAACGACGTGGTCGTCCGCACGCCCGAGCAGGTGCGCTCCGACGCGGCCGTGCTCATCGAGCTGATCCGCACCACGAGCGAGGCGCCCATCCTCTTCACGCCGCCGTACGAGCGGACGACGCTCCCCATCCGCGGCACGACGTGGGCCGACTACATCAACGCGCTCCGGGATGCGGCGTCGGCGGATCCGCGGGCCGACGTCTTCGAGATCGGCGCGTACATCCCGCGCATGGTCGGCGAGGGCGCCTCCGACCCGTACGGCTGGATGGGGCCGGACAACCACCCGAACGACCGCGGCTATGCCCGCTTCGCCGAGGTGCTCGCCGCGAAGCTCCAGGCCACCCCGGCCTGATGCCGCGGGAGGCGCCCCGGGGGACGCCTCCCGCCCGCGTCAGACGGCGACCGCGACCAGCCCCGGCTCCGCGCTCGACGCCAGCAGCTCGTGCCGCGGCACCACGCGCACGGTGTAGCCGAACGGCCCCGCGCTCGCGAGCCGCACGGCGCCCGCGTACTCCTGCTGCCCGCCGGATCCGCCGACGGGCTCGAGCGCCTGCCGCACCACGTCCTGGAGCACGTCGCCCTCGCCCGTGCGCCCGTGCACGACCTCGACCGTCACGTCGTCCGCGCCGAGGCCGCCGAGCGCGACCCACGCGCGCACCCGCAGCTCGTCGCCGACCTGCGCCTGGTGCTCGACGCCCTCCGACTCGACGTGCGCGACCTGCACCGACGGCCACGCGGCGGCGACGCGTCCGCGCCACGCCGCCAGCTCGCGCGCCCGGGCGGATCCGTCCGCCGCGACGACGGCCTGCGCGCGGCCGGCCGGCACGTACAGCCGCTCGACGTACTGCCGCACCATCCGGTCGGCGCTCAGCTCGGGCGACAGCGTCCGGAGCGTGTGCCGGATGTCGCCGACCCATCCGACGGGCACGCCGTCCGCGTCGCGCTCGTAGAAGCGCGGCGCGATGCGGTTCTCGATGAGGTCGTACAGCGCCGTCGCCTCCATGGCGTCGCGCTCGGCGCCGTCGTGGGCGCGGTCGGCCGACGGGATCGCCCAGCCGTTGCCGCCGTCGTAGTACTCGTTCCACCAGCCGTCGAGGATCGACAGGTTGAGGGCGCCGTTGAGCGCCGCCTTCATGCCGGACGTGCCGCACGCCTCGAGCGGGCGCAGCGGGTTGTTGAGCCAGACGTCGGTGCCCGGGTAGAGCAGCTGCGCCATGCCGATGTCGTAGTCGGGCAGGAACACGAGCCGGCCGCGGATCCCCGGCTCGGCCGCGAACCGCACGAGCTCCTGGATGAGGCGCTTGCCCTCGTCGTCCGCCGGGTGCGACTTGCCCGCGACCACGATCTGCACGGGCCGGTCCGGGTCGGTGAGGATCCGGCGGAGGCGCTCCCGGTCGTGGAGCATGAGCGTGAGCCGCTTGTAGGTCGGCACGCGCCGGGCGAACCCGATCGTGAGCACCTCGGGGTCGAGCACGTCCTCGAGCCACGCGGGCTCCACCGCGCCCGGGTTCTGCTCGCGCCAGGCGCGCACGACGCGGCGGCGGGCGTCCTCGACGAGCTGGCGGCGCATCCGGCCGCGCACGTCCCAGAGGTCGCCGTCGCTCACGGCGGGCGACGACCAGTCGGCCGCCGTGGTGTCCCACGTGCCGAGGCGCTCGCGCGCGAGCGACATGAGCATCGGATCCGTCCACGTCGGCGCGTGGACGCCGTTCGTCACGCTCGTGATCGGCACCTCGTCGGTGTCGAACCCCGGCCAGAGACCGGCGAACATCCCGCGGCTGACCTCGCCGTGCAGCTGCGAGACGCCGTTGGCGCGCTGCGCGAGGCGGAGGCCCATGAGCGCCATGTTGAACACGTCGGGCGATCCGCCGTCGTGGGCCTCGGCGCCGAGCCCGAGCACGCGCTCCGGCGGGACGCCCGGCAGCAGCCGCTCCGTGACGTGCTGCCGCACGAGGTCGACGTCGAACCGGTCGATGCCCGCGGGCACGGGCGTGTGCGTCGTGAAGACCGTGCCGGCGCGCACCACCTGGAGCGCCTCGTCGAAGTCGAGGCCGTCGGCCATGAGGGTGGAGATCCGCTCGACGCCGAGGAAGCCGGCGTGGCCCTCGTTGGTGTGGAAGACGCGCGGGACGGGAGCGCCCGTGACGCGCGCATGCGCCGCGATGGCCCGCACCCCGCCGATCCCGAGCAGCAGCTCCTGGTGCAGGCGGTGCTCGCCGCCGCCGCCGTAGAGCCGGTCGGTGACGCGGCGGAGGTCCTCGTCGTTCTCGGTGACGTCGGTGTCGAGGAGGAGCAGCGGGATGCGGCCGACGCGGGCCTGCCAGATCCGCGCGTGCAGCGTGCGGTCGGCGGGCAGCTCGAGGGCGACGTGCACGGGCGCGCCGTCGGCGTCGCGCAGCACCTGCAGCGGGAGGCCGTCGGGGTCGAAGACGGGGTAGGTCTCCTGCTGCCAGCCGTCGGAGGAGATCCCCTGGCGGAAGTAGCCGGAGCGGTAGAAGAGGCCGACGCCCACGAGGGGGACGCCGAGGTCGGAGGCGCTCTTCAGGTGGTCGCCCGCGAGGATGCCGAGGCCGCCCGAGTACTGCGGGAGCGCGGCCGCGATGCCGAACTCCGGCGAGAAGTAGCCGATCGCCTCGGGCACGTCGTCGCCGAGCGACTGGTACCAGCGGGGCTCCCGGCAGTACGCGCGGAGGTCCTGCCGCTGCTCATCGGCCCACGCGACGAAGCCCTCGTCGGCCGCGAGCTCGCGGAGCCGGTCCTGGTCGACCGCGCCGAGCAGCGCGACCGGATCGTGGCCCGTCCCCTCCCAGAGCTCGGGGCTCACGTGCGCGAAAACGCGGCGGGTGGGCTCGTACCAGGACCATCGGAGGTTCCCGGCGAGCTCGTCCAGCGCGGACAGCTCCTCCGGGAGGACGGCACGGACGGTGAATCTGCGGATGGCCTTCACGGGACTCCCTCGGACCGGACGGCGGCGGGTGGACCCGCGCGGATGGCTCCCGAGCCTAGGGGCGCGGGGTGGCGGGCACCAGGGTCCTGCCCGCGCGTGGAGGTGCCGTGGCCGCGGGGCGCACGGGC
The genomic region above belongs to Clavibacter phaseoli and contains:
- a CDS encoding SGNH/GDSL hydrolase family protein — encoded protein: MTDESPAPPADRRRTLTRRALVAGGGLAALSAVAAVAGCTTTPRPAPPTAGATAAPTAGTGDPAAPAVTASGGPPIDPMTYAPDDALAGFYALRDQVRERRLAIGVLGDSITEGQGATTLQHAYPAQLRDRLRGAYPSGARGGLDYVASRHQITVPADQGFAFAGTPAAGGRHGWGRRVVALTEAGGPGTYAARMTSARVCWWAPGLDAAITVQVDDGAPETVRADVGGSLTWTSPPLESAEHAITVAWAGGKPELEGAWLFDGDEDRGIHVIEGGNSGSQLWQLSERARPDGVSTWIRSAPRFELDLWMPEHLINDVVVRTPEQVRSDAAVLIELIRTTSEAPILFTPPYERTTLPIRGTTWADYINALRDAASADPRADVFEIGAYIPRMVGEGASDPYGWMGPDNHPNDRGYARFAEVLAAKLQATPA
- the glgP gene encoding alpha-glucan family phosphorylase, coding for MKAIRRFTVRAVLPEELSALDELAGNLRWSWYEPTRRVFAHVSPELWEGTGHDPVALLGAVDQDRLRELAADEGFVAWADEQRQDLRAYCREPRWYQSLGDDVPEAIGYFSPEFGIAAALPQYSGGLGILAGDHLKSASDLGVPLVGVGLFYRSGYFRQGISSDGWQQETYPVFDPDGLPLQVLRDADGAPVHVALELPADRTLHARIWQARVGRIPLLLLDTDVTENDEDLRRVTDRLYGGGGEHRLHQELLLGIGGVRAIAAHARVTGAPVPRVFHTNEGHAGFLGVERISTLMADGLDFDEALQVVRAGTVFTTHTPVPAGIDRFDVDLVRQHVTERLLPGVPPERVLGLGAEAHDGGSPDVFNMALMGLRLAQRANGVSQLHGEVSRGMFAGLWPGFDTDEVPITSVTNGVHAPTWTDPMLMSLARERLGTWDTTAADWSSPAVSDGDLWDVRGRMRRQLVEDARRRVVRAWREQNPGAVEPAWLEDVLDPEVLTIGFARRVPTYKRLTLMLHDRERLRRILTDPDRPVQIVVAGKSHPADDEGKRLIQELVRFAAEPGIRGRLVFLPDYDIGMAQLLYPGTDVWLNNPLRPLEACGTSGMKAALNGALNLSILDGWWNEYYDGGNGWAIPSADRAHDGAERDAMEATALYDLIENRIAPRFYERDADGVPVGWVGDIRHTLRTLSPELSADRMVRQYVERLYVPAGRAQAVVAADGSARARELAAWRGRVAAAWPSVQVAHVESEGVEHQAQVGDELRVRAWVALGGLGADDVTVEVVHGRTGEGDVLQDVVRQALEPVGGSGGQQEYAGAVRLASAGPFGYTVRVVPRHELLASSAEPGLVAVAV